The sequence CCTTCGAGCGGTGGTCCTTCAGCTTGCCGTTGGCCCCGCCGAGGTCGGTCTTGTCGATGTTGCAGGCCGCGCTGTCGCGCGCGAAGCCGTACGGGTAGGGGAGCATCTCCTCGCCCTCGCACGCGAAGACCCACTCGTCTTCCAGGCAGAGGTGCGCGGCCCGCGCGGCGCACTGCTCCTTCGCTTGCACGAACGACACGTCCACGACGGGCAGCTCCGTGGCCGGCTCGTGGACCTCGTGCTCGTCGATGCAGAAGTCCATGTCCTTGCGCGTGCCCGCGCACCGGGACGGCGCTTGGAACTGGGCGCAGCGGAGGTGCTGGTAGGGCGGCGGGTCCAGCCACTCGAGGCACACCTGCTCGGCGTCGTCGCACGCGCGCCCCTTCACTCGGAGCATGCCCTCGGGGCAGCGGGCGGCGGGCACGGGCGTCGCGGCGCCGGGGCGCGGCGCGGCGGCGGGGGCCGCGCGCGCGACGCTGGCGTCCATGGGCCGAGTGGCCACGGCGGGCCCGGGCGGCGGGGGAGCTCGGCCGCTCTCTCG is a genomic window of Myxococcales bacterium containing:
- a CDS encoding SUMF1/EgtB/PvdO family nonheme iron enzyme is translated as MACHAPRRSFPPRAALPARAWGVVALVTFASGCLSSRESGRAPPPPGPAVATRPMDASVARAAPAAAPRPGAATPVPAARCPEGMLRVKGRACDDAEQVCLEWLDPPPYQHLRCAQFQAPSRCAGTRKDMDFCIDEHEVHEPATELPVVDVSFVQAKEQCAARAAHLCLEDEWVFACEGEEMLPYPYGFARDSAACNIDKTDLGGANGKLKDHRSKVSELPRCESPFGVRHMTGNADEWVERTEGPQRSVLHGGWWLPARNRCRATTAEHGPQYQGKQVGYRCCAPTLP